Genomic segment of Eretmochelys imbricata isolate rEreImb1 chromosome 24, rEreImb1.hap1, whole genome shotgun sequence:
acaaagactccatgaggattcctttccctaggggcttttcaatgcaacaattcacccttcacagaaattctgctcttaccctctttacctagggcttgctctagaggaactcTTTCCTGAACAACAACAgcctctttctgggtctcactgacatccagaattacctctggcccatcaggcggattcctacacaatcccctttcaggcaaactgacagatTTCCTAGATAAAAGTTTAgaagccttctccttccctttgccacacacaagctcaggaatcttttctttcttgctacaggtttccacacccttagtaggtaacacaatcaaatcacctttctgctctctTTGTGCCCTGGTTAGAGTCTCactctgattagacagagttgctacaccctttcccagccacacactagCAATGGGCAAAATACAAGctccagaattgtctggtctctgggattttgcatagacactaactggatgcgacctaattacagggccattctcccgagcagacacaaacttaggactattcccttcctgggcttcagttgaatccagaaccagctctgagacaaaactatcacaggctgaaaggccccttctgtctgctccacagacaaagaagagccggacacactttctctttaccagacacacagcttggggtctcattccccttgtcccagcacacaaggctgtccacagacaactgcttggagatcagggtagctcccaccataggcaagtcaatacccctgacagacacaggcacgtttccttcactgtcacacttCTTGAcccaggtaacaggtaaggtccagggacactctcctcgccttcccacactgctgactagacacagccatcagcacacaaggctgcctaggctcatccagactttccttaccaagcaccttgccactcccaacagatcccctgccctgcctgtctccccccactcagctggggtctcagctcccactgtgctcagcgctgcccttgctgtcccagtgggggtaggcagcgagctcgctgctttcctcactgcatcagccagcgtgagccccctctccggtgtgcaagagggcagggagcatctctctgtcccacccagccccaggggtctggttacaggcatgCAGGTATCCTGAACCTAGCACCTCCTCcccgctgccagccaggtcatctgcattttcactgaccatttccctctccgtcgatgggttccctggattcaaattcaaacacTTGGCCGTTACAGGAGccaggcctggatcctgtcccaaagagacacagtcatcCCACAACAGGGTCTTGCAGCTGGTGTCCCagagaaccccaacgaccagccagccccacccctcctgggtctgcacagggacctgggccataggcagggcgaggggcttcgtccctgggaccctcacccagctcacacagcccctcagcatctgatgCTGCACCACCAGGGgtctgacaacagttctctctgtcccaggatctcgccaccccaggaatgtctccccatcgaccatcaccttccgctcccactgggggtccgagggtcctgaccccaggaaactccacacagacatataggttgggaccAGGGGTGGGAGCCTGCCCACctctccacccatctggctgacggagtccaCGGCCTTGGGACCCAGAAAGGGAGCTAGACACcagggcttttccgcagggtcccccttgTTCAAAttgccagcctgctcaaaggcagtgaggtggcatccacatccccaccTCCTTAAcgaggggcagcaatttagtatGGAGGTTCCCTGTGGAACTGGCCCCCCCaaggtctatccccactcacccctgggaggtcccctaggcctctccgctccaccatcgccagttcatgctgctgctgcagctctttctcgggctctcgctgtctctcacagtcctcttgctctctcggactcagctccaatcccatccGTCTCcaatcccccgatggggaacctgATCGTGAAGACCCctgtctggtcggggacaggagtcttcgggatgcctggctaccactccagctgctcccagatcctgctgtagccccatttggggtcaggaatctgttccttagagcggtcatcctcctccagctgcacgatgaactgtgccttggtgaactttccaatgctcaaccctctttttgcacagggttacaGTGTCCACAGGCCATCACGCCACtattcccaagttgttgtggactcacaggcctgtgcgctctcagctccccactgtttccagggagaacccctagtgtgccagcccttctcgaggtcaccacctctgtGCCATagttgagctgcagactcctccgcccctgggaccgctcgctgaaATCCccggggaaccctgttactgcaaaaggccttctctctcccagggccaagccgcaggctcctccgcccctgagactgctcaccgcagtccccagggggaccccattactgcacagtcttTCTCggtggtcacacactcccaggggttaaccgccccccaaaactgctcctctctgagccttcagcacgcctgattctcatcaatcccccttcattttactgctccccaaccacttactgcaggaagcgccatccacggggtgcagtagatcccaccgctgccaccagttgtcacggagtccccgggagatgctctggaactgctccctgcaaAGCCTGtcgggactctggggaagtctcctttctgtgagcagactgtctccaggacacacagctcacacaacttccaccttcctgggtctgacctcggagcgttcagcatcctctgcccctccgtgtgcttcccacagcgagtctgccaaGGCgtggtcctggggaagccagagggtcctgcctcCCAACTCCACgctcagacgggactctcagccagccagtaaaacagaaggtttattagacgacaggaacatcgtctcacacagagcttgtaggggcagagaacaggacccctcagctgggtccattttggggggcagtgagccagacaaccacatctgcccttcactccatgtctccagccagccccaaactgaaactccctccagcccctcctcctctgggctttgcccctgtcccaggccaggagggcgcctgattcctttgttctccagccctttagctctcaccttgcagggtggaaggaccaggccatcagttgccaggaaacagggtgtcggccattctctgtgtccagacccctgcacacacctgccctctagggcgctgcaacgatcatacatacttaagaactgcataggggaaactgaggcacctccacactattcagaggaaataagaacagtcccgcttagTCACACCTCCTGCCTCCCCACTCTGGCCTGCTCCTGGGCTGCTGGGTagtgcaggggcggggcctcgggagAAGGGGCGGTTCATGGGCGGGGTCTCGGGTGAAGGGGCGGTGCAAGGCAGGGGAAtcgggggggaaaggggcagcgTGGCAGTGGGGACTCGGGAGAAGGGGCGGTGCAGGCGTGGGGATTAGAGGGAAGGGTGAGTgagggggcagggacttggggggaatGGGCAGCGTGGCAGTGGTgactcggggaaggggcggggacgGGACTGGGAGAAGAGGCGGTGCAAGAGTGGGAGCTCGGTAGAAGGGGCGGttcgggggcagggcctcggtaGAAGGGGCGGTGCGAGGGCGGGTCCTTGGAGGAAGAGGCGAGGCAGGGGCAGGCCCTGGAGGGGTAAGACAATGCGGGAGCAGGGatcaggggaaggggtggtgtgagGCAGGATTTGGGgaaaaggggcagtgtgggggcggAGTCTTGGGGGAAAGGGCAATGCGGGGTTGGAGAATTGGGGAAAAAGGCCGGCACCGGGCAGAGTCTTGGGGGAAGGGTCAATGCAGGGGCGGGGAttcaggggaagaggtggcatGAAGGCAGGAGATCGGGGAGAAAGTGAAGCGCCGGGGGGAACCTacgagaaggggcggggccttgagggATGGGGAGCGgcaagggtgggggcttggaggaaggggagcCGCGGGAGGGGGGTGGCCACGTTCCGGCGCTGGTGGCCCCCCCCCCTTTAGGGACCGGAAATTCCTTCGCCCCTGCGCGCCCCGCACCCCCAGAAACTCCCCTCCATGCACAGCCCAGCTCTCACTGCCGGGCTCCCCGAGCCGAGTGCAGAagctgggggagctcagggcagggacggGGCGGTGGCTGGACCAGTGGCGGCCGGAGGTGCCCCCTGGGGCTGAGGCCGAGAGCTGGACGGGGCCGAGagggcagcggggctgcggcGGAGCACGGCACCCAGCACGGGGCGGGTcccctgtcagggggcggggttaTGCAGATCAGCCGCGTCCGGCAGCAGCGGCGAGAGGAGCCAGGCAGCTCATGCGGACGGAGAAAGCAGCGGGCGCCGGGGGCGGGGATTGACCCGCTGACCCCCCAGCTCCCGGGAACAGACCCGCAGCCGCACGAGGCAGCTGGCTTTTAATTCTTTTAACCAGCAGGTTCTCCCCAGGGGCAcctctcagcccgctgccggtctcgggttccgtccgccggctcctgccagccagggtcccgggtGCCGGCCCCACTCATCCCGCTTCCAGTCTGGGATCTGGGTCCCACCCACATAGAGTGggtcccttccttctccctggttctagcctattcgcttcctctctctgcactgagctgagggtgggagtgaaGGAGGAGGCTgcgggttggggtgtagggtctggccaggagctagaatgagggagagagctcagggttagggcaggaggtttgggtgccGAGTGCTTagctgggcagctcccatttggtgcgaggggtgggggtgggaatgtggggggtgcaagagccAAGGCAtgagggggggctggggctgtgtgcggggtgctggagtcaggacAGGGTATGTGTgcggggtgctggagtcaggacaggggggctgggtatgtgtgcggggtgctggagtcagggctgagTTCATGGGGGGGGTGTAGCggtcagagcagagggctgggggaggggctagggtcgtgggggtgctcccagccccctgcccagattccaccccccttcccaaggccccatccccaaCTCTtcgccgcctcctccccggagcagggAGCGCGCTGTGGCTCCCCCTCCCTTGCCAGAGCCATCAGCTAatgggcggcagggagggagaggagacggggcaggcacccagcaggctgggggaagaggtgggggagtggggagcttaCCTGCCCTGCGGTAGGGGACTGGAGTCGGGGGGCGGAAAAGAGCGGGCCCGggtgccgcagatcaggtctgaggacaacaccatcgtcaccccgagcgccaggggcctgctggagaggaccctgaaggcagccatccactcgcTATACATAGAAGCCCTGAAGCGTAAGCCGGACCAGGGAAAAGCCTttgaactgaccagcaagtgggacgccagcaaccacttcctcgccgggGGCAGCTTCACCCGCTTCGCCGACTAGCGGTTCATCCACCgcgcccggctcaactgcgtcccgctcaacggagccgtccgccatgggaaccgagacaagcgttgcaggaagtgcggctactccaacgagaccctgccccacgtcctgtgcagctgtgCTCTGCGCTGCGGGGACAGATTATTAAAGCGCAGAGCACAGAGGACCCACACTCCTTCCCTAACACGGGTGTGGCTACCTACAACTGCACCCCTTTGGGGGCGGGGctccccaagcccctcccaggcaggACGGGGCCATCaggcccagctgtgctgctggagggtcTTGAGGGCCAGGGTCCAgcgctccagccactgctgcaaGGTGAGGCCCTCGCGGTGCTCCGCCGGCAGGGAGAACTGCCCTGGCTGCTCCCACCTGAACACCTGAGCCATCTCAcctgctcccctctctctccccgtcCCTGTGTTCAGGGGGCGGGGTGTCTCCCAGGGCCTGCGGCAGCTACCTGGCGAGGATCGCGTGCTCCGAGCCCTCCGCCACCAGCCGGTGCAACCTGCACGAGggaggccagctgggccctgccgCGCTGTTCCCGGGCCTGTAGGGGGAGCTGCTTCACCCACAGCTCCTCACACCTGCTCCAGCCTTCCTGCAGCcgggggagggagcaggtgaggaggggccaggggactctgccccctccccccacaataaCCCAACTGGAGATATGGGCCCTGTTGTCCCTAGGAccccccagcactgagatacagccccttccccctgatATATCCCACACTCCCGGAGCCCCGGATGtggctccctcccccccactataTCCTAGCCACTGGCACTGCCCAGCCCCCAATTCACCAGTACTTCAGGCTCCAAGCCAGCAAATCCGAGGTCAGGCAGCTTCCCTCCCACTGTCAGCTCCACCTTGGCCTTTCTGCAGAGACCAGAGGAGGCTGTGAaaattggagggggggggggaaggagggggaggggcgggagaggaagggggagcacAGTTCAAGacatccccgccccaccccataCCCAGCGGGACCCTGCCATGGAGCAAAGAATACTGAGAGATGCTACCCAGGATAGGCAATCCCCAATCCCTAATGCCACCTGCCATGGGACCCCCTACCAAGGAGCAAAAGATTCTGGGAGCTACTGCCCAGCAGAGATGTCCACCGGATAGTGCTTCAGAAGCAAAGGATTCCGGGGGACGCGACCAGGAGCAGTGGGGACCCCACGCTAAGGACAgaaccaccccccacacacctgctgaTGTCCTTCAGCTGCTCCAGCCGCCCCCTCAGCTGTGCTACgctgccctgcagctgctgtcgtTCCTTGGCCAGGCGGGCCGCATAGGCCTTGAGCAGCAGGGAGCGGCGCTGGGCGTCACGGATCCGCTCCTGGGCCGCCTCCAGGGAGACCTCTGAGGGGTGGTAGCAGAAAGACCATCAGGGAAACCTCACCCCAAGCCCCAGACGCTAATTacaaggccccactcccctcccagagctggggatagaacccaggagtcctggctcccagcctctcccactccccttccccgctcccagaacccaggagtcctgaggggACGGGTGTGAACCCCACAGGTGATTGTCTGGGGAGGGACCATAGGGGGAAAATCAGCAGCCCCAGGGGCCACGGGAACCTTGCGGATGGGGAGGAGACCACGTGGGGAGATGCTACCCCCAAGGACGGCAGGGCAGGGGAAcaatcctgccccgccccccacgaagaaatggggggaaatggaTTTGGGCTGCAGGGGGACGATCCCACTGGGTGTTGGGGGAGAACAGATGGGAGGACTGGGGTGGActttgtgccccccacccccagagcaatGGCCTGGGGTAGAGCGCTGGAGGCACAGACTACGCCGCCTCCCAGATCCTTGGGGCTCCCCCCTTACCGTCAGCCATGACCTCGCGCTGGGCTGTCTCTGTCTGCAGgtccagctgctgcagctccccacgCAGGCGGGCCACGCCCTGGGCAAGCTGCTGGCGCCGCTCCTGCTCTGGTTCCGACCCACTGGGCTttccctgtggggagggggagacaccgACTGCTATAGACCCAGGCATCCTGCTCACCCCACGGCAAGGCCCCTGTTCCACCCTGCAGCACCCCAATCCCAATCCCCCACCCTCATCTCCCAGATCCACAGCTCAGCAACAAGGCacccactctcccccaccctatcCCATGCCATAGGACCCCTCTGCACCACGATCCCACCCCGACTCACTTCCCACCCACTGCTCCCACCCTAGTCCACCCCGCAGCACCACCTGATCCTCTCCTTGCCCCACGACCCCATCCCCTACCCTGACCCACTCTATCCCATCCCACAGCACCCCgatccccttccccgcccctccaaATCCAGATTACCATCCCCTACcgactcccccacccaccacagcAACACCCAATCCCATCCCCAACACCCGTCCCGTCccacccacagccctcacccacaCGCCCCTATCCACCCAGCAGTCTCCACCGgccccctctcctctgcctcctccagaaGCTGGTACCTGACACAAGGCCTGAGTAAAGGAGGCTGAACGTAGAGAGTGACAGAGGCCTGGACAGACGGACAGACACACAGACGTCAGGGAGAGCTCGGAGCCAGCAGGCTTCGAGGTCCAAGGCCAGGAGACAGACGCCAGCCAAGGGTCGGCAAGGAAATTAAACCCGCTTCTATAGGGCATAGGGGACACCGGGCTGGATGGGCCCAGGGGCTTGGTCtaggcagggacagggcaggacactgggctggatgggcccctTGGTGAAAAAGCTACCCATAGTAACAAGCCCCCACGGCAAAGGGGAACGAGGAAAGGATACCGCAGCAAGTTCCCTCGGATCTTCTTCACATTCctgtgaggaaagagagaggggtgAATCTACTGCAGAAGCAGCAATGGCTCTGGGAACGGaggggggtccagtggttagagcagaggaggacgggagccaggactcctgggttctacccctggctctgggaggagaccTGAAAAGCACAAGGCCCCATGTCCGATTccccgctgctgcccccctgagccagcgagacccccgccctggggccgggtgggagccAGCGGCCCTTTGAGGGGAAAGGCGCCAAACCCCATTCCTCTCACCTCTGGTGGTGCACGTGCCGGGTGACGTATCTCCAAATCTCCGCACACTGGCCTGAGCACATCCTGGGGATACAGAGCAACAGCATCAGCCCCACGGGGACGCGACCGGAAACCCCTACGAGGAGCATGGGTGGCCCTTGGTTGAGGGCCGTATACCCCCCCCAcgtccctgccccagggctggatacccccttttccttccctccccccaccgggcCGGGCTCATCCAGGTAACCTCACAGGGCTCGGGGGTAacctggcagggggctgggagaccCTTTTATGGGGGAGagcggagtgtgtgtgtgggggggggcctctggccccACAGCTGGGATATAATCAAGGGGCAGTGAATGGGGATGTGGGGGCAGTAGGGCAGTCAGGGAACTCATGGGGAAGAAAggtggagggctggggcaggaaggtaCTAAGGAGCAGAGGAAGCAAGGCGGGGCTAAGGGGGTAGGAGGACCAGGGGGGCAGGACGCGAGGAGAGAGGGAGGCCGCCCCCACAGCGGGGACCCCGAAGGAGCAGGGGAAAGGTGGCCGAGGGGGGAGCCGCAGGAGCCCGCCGACAAGGAGGGAAACGGGAACTCGCGGAACAGgagccagggagcggggggggggggggcagggggcgggagccggggggggtccccgcggtgggaaggggcaggatcCGGGGGGACAGGAACCGGGGGGGCCCCAGCTGGGGGGGAGGGTCCGGCggggcgggagccggggggggtcGGGGAAGGAGCCGGGGGGCCCCGAGCCTGGGGCGGTCCCCGCGCTGGGGGCCCGGGACTCTCACCGGCGGAAGGCCCCGTCGGGGGGCACCTTCTCGCGGGGCAGCCCCATCTCCTGGGCCGCCCAGACCTTCCGCTCCAGCGCCGCCCCGCTCCATGCCGGGACCCGAGCACCGAGCGGGCCGGCCGCTGCCGCAAGGCCCGccgggagctggggggcggggcctgccgGCAGCCGCAATTTGCCATTCCCCCCTTCAGGTGCGGGTCCCAGCACAGGCCCCAGGGTGGCCCCTCCCCGGTGTGTAACAGCGCCACCTGCAGGCTTCCGGCAGGACGAAGAGAAGGCGCAGCTCATGTGCCCTGCGCACTGAATTCCCGCggggaaggtaaaaaaaaaaaaaatgcttgagtcgcgcgtgctgcagggggcgcgaGCGGGGCCGCGAGGCCAGGGTGAGCAAGCCGGTGCCGTCAGCACGCTGCAGCGAAGGGGCCGGCTTCATGCAAATAGAGAGAATCTTCCGGGCAGAGAAACGAGTGACAAGGCGACCGCGAACAAGCTGGAGGAATGGAGCAGTTTCGAAGCTGAATTTTCAGGCCGGAGGCGGTTGGCTCTGACTGGTGAAAATGCAGCGGTAAGGCAAAGGCAGTCGGAGTAGGGTGGAAGTGGTCGGAGCATGGCTGTGGCGTTAGGGCCGCTCAGCGGCAGCGGTCACCGTGGCGTGGAGAGCGGTGGGAACGGGTGGGCTGCAGAACAGCTCAGCGGAAGGGTATCGCTTCTCggccttttggctaagatcaagtgtagtatctgttcttatcagtttaatatctgatacgTCCTCTATCCGAGGACtatatattaaatggatttttggaACAGGGAGATGGAATAGGAGCTTGCTCCGTCCACTCCGCGCATCGACCCGGTATTGCAGTACTTCCGGGAACGGTGCACCTCCCCTCGGGGAAATTATCGTAGTTCAAGAACAGATTCAGTCGGTGTCTTTCTTTTCTAATCCTCAGGCATTCAACTCTTTAGTTTGTTCGTGGGGGGTGGTGGGTTGGTCGGTTGCACTGAGGGTCTGTTGTAATCCTGGGAGCCGGGCGAGGAGAGCCTTTTGTGTGACTGGAGAATTATTTAAAAAGCCGGGACTCTGCTTTGCGCGGTGAGTGCTTTTAGCAGGAGGAGGCGTGAATAGGGTTTATCAGGCAGATACTTCTTTATAGACACGTGACCTTCAATAGTATAAAAAAGAAATAACCGCCTGATGAGCGGATAGACAGGTTGTATTCTTCTCCCCACGCAACAGCTGGTCCATGTGTTTTGATTTGTAAGCTCAAGTGAAGGCAGTAGGTGTGGTACTGCACCCAGCACGCAAGGGCCCCAATCCTCTGTAACAGAAGTTCAAAACACTCCTGTTTAACTTCTGGTTCCTAGGATGTGGCTTGGGACAGGACGCTTCAGGGTGGCTGCCCGTTTCAAAGTGCTCTGCAGAGCAAAGATTAAACTGTTTGCCTCCTCTCCCAGGAGAGTACATTATGCAGTGTGTGTGACATGCTTTACAGCTGTGAAGTGCTCGGTGTTACTCTtgtgtgaaaggtttcagaggggtagccccgcgagtctgtatcagcaaaaacgacgGGGAGGAGTCAACGAGAAACTGCGCcgctggaattaatttgcaaacttgacaccatcaaacgaggcctgaatagagactgggagcggctgggtcactacaacaagtaatttcccctctgttgatagTCACACCtgcttgtcaactgttgggaagtGGCCTCCTGAGCCCTGACCCgccccccaacttggtaaggcaacttccatcttttcatgtgctgtatatttatacccgCTTACTGTacctttcactccatgcatctgatgaagtgagttataGCCCACAAAAAGCTGATGCCCAAGTAAATGttttcgtctctaaggtgccccaaggactcctcgttgtttcttgTGTGAAAGGCTGGTTTGTGGCAACGGTTTGTGGAGACGCTACCTATGCCACTGAAAGAGCTTCTCCCGCCCGCCTCGGTAGCGTCTCCACTAAATGCTTcagtggcccagctgcagcgCTGGGAGTGTGAGCCCCTGGCTGGGAGAAATCCATTGCCCAAGCTATCTCCCTAGGAGAAACCAGTCTacagccgggggggggagaggttggggggagaggttggggggaGATGGGGCTAGGTCAATAGAAGGTGTCACTCAGGGAATGCATTTTACACCAAAATCCATTGGaagcgtagaccagggctcagggagAGAGTCGTTTCCCCCTCCCTTGCCgttttttgtttttccaccaAGCTGTGAAATCACAACCAGCCCCaacaggagagaagagagagggagggagagagagagagagagagagagaactgccaaactgaagtgagctctggAGAGTGAGCAGAGCTGGCTGTTGTGACCCACGAAGGCTGACGCCTTTCGTCTACACGGGGGCATTGACTGGCCTCCTAGAAGCAGAGTAACCACTCCGCTGTAGCTCTTCCAGTGTCACCCCCCGACACGGGCACTCTGTTCCAAATAAAAGCAACTTTATTCCCCAAAATTACTACTCCGCTTCCAAAGCTATTCCGCTCTGGCCATGGCAGGAACTGTTCCCAGGCAGACAAGCACCTACATCTGCAGGGCTCCCACGCGACCGAGTTGATAGCTTGGGCATGTTCATTGGTGCCCCCTTGGAGGAAGAAACTGCTGAGGGCAGTGTTGtattctccctctctccagccatCAGGCCTGCACGCCAGCATAGTCCAGCACGTTATTTGGCTCCGTACAGGGGAAAATGgataaaattctatggcctgtgttaaacaGGCGGCCAGATCAAATGATCCCGTTGTCCCTGCTGCCCATAAAATCTAGGAATCCATTGTTGCAGCTTTACCTAGTCTGAGAGGCAGcgaaaggaagggagggaaaggcaAAGGAACCTTTGAGATGACAGCCCCTCCCCAATAAACGGCACGTTTTCAATCCTTAAATATCAAACGGGGAACCCCCAGAGTCTTAACAGTCTCGGTCTCTTCTCCGCAGAGCTAGAGCGGACCTGCCCCTCAGAAGCTCTTTGGAGTCTAATCTCCTCAGAGACCGATTTCTATTCAGAGCGCAGGAACAGGGATAAGCAGCTCTCCAGCACGTCACCCGCTAAGGCAGTGGAAACTGAACCGGACTTCTCTTTTCTGTTACGGGGATCTTCTCATGCACGCTCCACAAAAAGTCACAGGAGATAGGAACAAACAACTGGAAGAATTGCCGTTGTGAAATATATGCACCTTTCTGGATGTACTgagctctgctccaccagggaGACGGAATAGGAGCTTGCTCCATCCACGCCACACGTCGACCTGGTAT
This window contains:
- the LOC144279517 gene encoding uncharacterized protein LOC144279517 isoform X2 yields the protein MPYRSGFNFLADPWLASVSWPWTSKPAGSELSLTSVCLSVCPGLCHSLRSASFTQALCQVPASGGGRGEGAGGDCWGKPSGSEPEQERRQQLAQGVARLRGELQQLDLQTETAQREVMADEVSLEAAQERIRDAQRRSLLLKAYAARLAKERQQLQGSVAQLRGRLEQLKDISRKAKVELTVGGKLPDLGFAGLEPEVLEGWSRCEELWVKQLPLQAREQRGRAQLASLVQVAPAGGGGLGARDPRQRRAQLHRTWGRVSLE
- the LOC144279517 gene encoding uncharacterized protein LOC144279517 isoform X1; translation: MERGGAGAEGLGGPGDGAAPREGAPRRGLPPDVLRPVCGDLEIRHPARAPPEECEEDPRELAAVPASGGGRGEGAGGDCWGKPSGSEPEQERRQQLAQGVARLRGELQQLDLQTETAQREVMADEVSLEAAQERIRDAQRRSLLLKAYAARLAKERQQLQGSVAQLRGRLEQLKDISRKAKVELTVGGKLPDLGFAGLEPEVLEGWSRCEELWVKQLPLQAREQRGRAQLASLVQVAPAGGGGLGARDPRQRRAQLHRTWGRVSLE
- the LOC144279517 gene encoding uncharacterized protein LOC144279517 isoform X3, which codes for MERGGAGAEGLGGPGDGAAPREGAPRRGLPPDVLRPVCGDLEIRHPARAPPEECEEDPRELAAGKPSGSEPEQERRQQLAQGVARLRGELQQLDLQTETAQREVMADEVSLEAAQERIRDAQRRSLLLKAYAARLAKERQQLQGSVAQLRGRLEQLKDISRKAKVELTVGGKLPDLGFAGLEPEVLEGWSRCEELWVKQLPLQAREQRGRAQLASLVQVAPAGGGGLGARDPRQRRAQLHRTWGRVSLE
- the LOC144279517 gene encoding uncharacterized protein LOC144279517 isoform X4, with the protein product MPYRSGFNFLADPWLASVSWPWTSKPAGSELSLTSVCLSVCPGLCHSLRSASFTQALCQGKPSGSEPEQERRQQLAQGVARLRGELQQLDLQTETAQREVMADEVSLEAAQERIRDAQRRSLLLKAYAARLAKERQQLQGSVAQLRGRLEQLKDISRKAKVELTVGGKLPDLGFAGLEPEVLEGWSRCEELWVKQLPLQAREQRGRAQLASLVQVAPAGGGGLGARDPRQRRAQLHRTWGRVSLE
- the LOC144279517 gene encoding HAUS augmin-like complex subunit 5 isoform X5 — encoded protein: MERGGAGAEGLGGPGDGAAPREGAPRRGLPPDVLRPVCGDLEIRHPARAPPEECEEDPRELAAVPASGGGRGEGAGGDCWGKPSGSEPEQERRQQLAQGVARLRGELQQLDLQTETAQREVMADEVSLEAAQERIRDAQRRSLLLKAYAARLAKERQQLQGSVAQLRGRLEQLKDISRKAGAGVRSCG